ACTTCGCGACCCTGCACAATTACTTTAAAGCGGCCGTCTTGCGGCACGCGGCGTTCGGCAATATCAAGTTCGGACATAACCTTGATACGTGAGATGGTCTGTTCAGCCTGCACAATGCCCGCCACACTGCCCACCATATTGAGCACGCCATCAATGCGGTAACGAATCATCAAGCCGAGTGCATCAGTCTCCATGTGAATATCGCTAGCACCCGCTTTCAGGGCATCGTACAAAGTTGATCTCACCAGCTTTACCACTGCACTGGTATCTTCACTTATGGACTTCAGCGAAATATCTTCGATACCGATTGTGCTGGTTTGCGTAGATTGATGTTCTGGCAAAATGCCATCCATCGCCCGCATGCCCTCCTCAAAACGTGAGAGATAGGCTGCCAAGTCTTTACGGTGGGTAATCCCCCAGATCATGGGCTCCGTGATCAGTAAATCCATTTTCCCCTGCAAATAGCTGTCGAAGGGATTACCACACACCATGTGCAACAGGCCATCTTTATTGCGTAACGCAACACACTCAAGCTTACTTGCCTCGCTAAAAGACAACAGCTCAAAATCAGCCGCCATCGCATACAGTTGCAGCGCGCCAAACACGCGGTAATGCATCAGTTCGCCAAGCGCATTGATAAAGTGGTCAGCACTCAGGCCCGACATGTCTTCCAGCACATCCAGCAAAGGTTGGCCACTCTGACTGGCAAGACGTCTGGCCGATTCAACCTGGGCGACAGATAGCGTCTTGCCCATGTCAGCATCCATCTCTGTAACCATCAGGTCCGCTGAAGGGGTAACTATCACTGTATGCTCCCGGCAAGATCAAAAATCGGCATATACATCAGCACCACGACTACTCCGACCACCAAGCCGATAATCACCATAAGTAAAGGCTCAAGTAAGCGCGTCAACCAATCAACCGCGCGCGATATTTCTTCATCATAAAAAGCACCGATGCGTTCCATCATCTCGCCCATGCTGCCAGTGCCTTCGCCCACCCTCAGCATGCGTAATGCCACTGAAGTCGTCATGCCATGTTCTTCCATCGCAGATGAAAGCGACTGACCTTCACGCACTTGTTGCTCAACACTTGCGAGGCTGACACGCAGCGAAGGTTGTAATAAGGAAGAGACCATCTGCATGCCCGTAACCAGAGGAATACCACCACGCAATAACATACCCAGCGTGCGGTAAAAACGTGCCAGTTGATAAATACGCCAGGTCTCGCCAAATACCGGGATTCTAAGAATTTGCACCATCGCTGCCCGTCGCATGCTTTGCCTGCTGAGTAGGAAAGCAACAGACGCAGCAATCAAAATAGCGCCAAGCAAAACGCTGCTTCCGTGGTTTTGCAACAACTGCCCCCAGGCCAGCAAAACTTGCGACATGAAAGGCAAAGTAGTACCCGCGCTCTCGTAAATGGCACTGAATTTAGGGATCACGTAAGTCAGCAAAAACAAGATGACCAGCCCGCCAACCGCGAGCAATAAAACTGGATATATGGATGCCGTCACAATTTTCTTGCGCACTGCATCCACCTGCGACTGGTAGGTAACATGTCGGCTAAGGGCTTGTACCATATCGCCCGTGCGCTCGCTAGAGCGAATCAAGGCCACATACAGAGCGGGGAAAACCGCAGGAAATCGCTCCAGTGCGCCAGACAAAGGCAAGCCTTCAAACAAGGATTTCATGACTTGTTCCAACACTGTTCGCGATTCGGCTTGGTGCTCTTTTTCTGCGAGTGCTTCTATGGATTCAACCAAACTCAAACCAGAGTCCAGTAAGGCCAGCAATTCCTGACTGAACAACATCAAATTGAAATGCGAACGCGCAAACGGTTTAAATACAGAGACCTGGCCTAAAGCTTTGGCTGCCAGAACGCTATAGCCCTGTGCTTCGGCCAATAGCTGGGCCTGCAAAGAGTCGGTCGCATCCAGCGTCAAAGAAGCGATCTCTGCGCCACGCGCTACTTTCAGTTCAAATTTCATCGTCCACTACCTCCTCTCCATTCAGGGAGAGGGCTGGGGTGAGGATGGGAATGTGCCCATAAAAAGCCATGAGTGGAAAAGCCATCACTGCCAATTCACCACGTCAGCCGACTCATCGCTGCCGCCTGGCTGGCCATCTTTACCCCAAGACCATAGGTCATATTCACTGTGCTCACCTGGATATTTATATTGATAAGCCTTGCCCCAAGGGTCGTTTGGTACTGCCTTCTGTAAATAGGGGCCTTGCCATTTAGCCTCGTCAGAGGGCGCTGCATTTAAAGCAGCCATGCCTTGCTCTGTATTCGGATAGTGACCAGTATCGAGCCGATATTGATCTAGCGCCTTGCCCAGTGCATCAATCTGCGCGCGTGCTGTCTTAACTTCAGACTTACCAATTTGCGCAAAGTACTTAGGGCCAACGTAGCCAGCCAGTAACCCGATAATCACCATCACAACTAATAGCTCTAGCAGGGTAAAACCATACTGTTCAGCGTTTCTAAGCTTGTTCATTAACAACTTCTCCTAATCTTGCAAGTTCGTGATTCACTTGAGTAATGACTTCGGTCCAGTTACCTCGATTGCTCTGCCTGAATAAAGTGGCGCTTGGATACCAGGGAGAGTCCGTTCTCTCATGCAACCAGCGCCATTCCCCAGCAAAACACAGCAATATCCAGGTAGGTTTGCCTAGTGCACCAGCGAGATGAGCTGGTGCGGAATCTACAGTGATGACCAAATCAAGGGCGCTCATTACTGCAGAGGTTTCATCGAAATCAATCAACTCTTTATCCAATATGCGAACATTGTTGTGTGGCTTAAGCTGGTCACGCTCCTGTGCTGCCAGGTCTTGCTGTAACGTGACAAACTGGATCAAAGGGTTCGCCAAAATCAGTGGTATATATTCGGCTAGTGCAATTGAACGATTGCGATCATTTTTATGGCTTGAATTACCGCGCCAAACTAGGCCCACAGTAGCCACTGATGCTGAACTCAGTTGTTTCTTCCAATAACCAATACGCGCTGAATCAGCAATCAGATATGGCGTGGAATTAGGGATAGCTGCCTCAGAGAACGTCTTCATGGCTAAAGGCAGGCTCATGACTGGAATACGGTAGTCAAGATGCTCAGAAAAAACATTGCCTTCAAGTACATGAGCGCCTTGAAAGCTTCGGCTGACTAATTTACTTAATTGCGGCGGTGATTGAATCCAGCATTCCACGCCCTGCGCTTCCAGTAAATTAACGTAACGCAACATCTGGATAGCATCGCCAAAGCCTTGCTCAAACTGAATGAGCAGTTTCTTGCCTGCGATGGATTGATCTCCAAGCCATTGCGGATAGGATGTAACGGGAAGCTGTGTTGCGCCCTTTAATTGCCAGCGCATTTTGTAATCATGCCAACCATTTAGCCACTGACCATGCAACAGATAGATCAGACCACGATTCCATTGTGCTTCAGTAAAATCTGGCTGAATTGAAAGCGCTGATTCATATTGCTCCAAGGCCTCATCAAACTTCCTGAGTCTTGCCAATACAACACCAAAATTGTAAATCGCCCTTACATAGTCAGGCTTGATTGCTAATGCTTGCTGGTAGCAAACAATCGCATCTTCAACCTGTTCAAGTTCGTTGAGTGCATTTCCCCAACCGTTGTAAGCATCAGCAAAATCGTGATTAATGGATAACAGGCGTTTAAAGCAATCAATAGCCCGATCATACTGACCGACATCAATCAATGTATTACCCAGGTTGTTGAGCGCAATGAAATGATCTGGCTCTATAACTAGCGCTTTATTGTAAGCAGCAAAAGCCTCTTCAAAACGCTCCACTTCACTAAGTGCAACCCCCAGAGAATTATGGGCATCTGCAAAATCGGGGTTAATTGATAATGCCAACTCATAGTAAGGTAAAGCTTCATCAAAACGGTTAAGCGCATTCAGTGCATTGCCAAGTTTGAAGGCAGCTTCCACGTCTTGTCTTATTGCAAGCGCATCTTTATATGAAGAAATTGCTTCGTCAAATCGCCCCTGTTCGTTGAGGATATTGCCCAAGGCAATGTGCGCATCTGCATAATCCGGCCTAAAAGTAATCGCATTTTTAAACGATTCAATAGCCAGTTCTGTCAGCCCGAGTTCTTTACGCGCGACAGCAAGATTGTTGTGCGCATCTGCAAAATTCGGTTTAAGCCGAATCGCATGCTGATAAGCATCCACCGCCGCCTCAAAGTTCTTTTGTTCACCAAACGCAATCCCCAAGCCGTTATATGCCTGGGAGAAATCTGGGTGCAACAATAATGCTTGTTGGTAGCATGCAATTGCTTCATCTGTACGCTTCGATACATTAAAAACATTGCCCAAATTATTATAGGCATTCGCATAGTCTGGTTTGATGGATATCGCCTGTTGATATTCTGTAATCGCCTCATCAGAGTGGCCTAATTCTGAATAAACGTTACCTAAGTTGTAATGAGCTTCTGCATGATCAGGTTTAATTAAGATTGCCCGCTTGATTGAAGCCAGACCTTCTTGATAATTCTGCGTACGAATATAGGTCAATCCCACAAAATGCAAAGCGTCAGCATGATTAGGTATTTTCTTTAGAATTTTTCTGTACCCAGATCGTGCTTCCAGCATTCTTCCAGCATGAAAAAGCTGTAAAGATTGATCAAACAGGTTTTCTAAGGATTTAGACATGGTTAGATAAGTTTCAATAAATACACTTGGTTTAGAAACCTAGCGCTCAAGCAACCAGCGCTAGGTTTCCTTATGGCAATTACATCAGGTGAGATTAGTAATTGGCATTTGAAGAACTGCTTGGTACAAAACCAGTTGCAGTGATTTCAACCAGATCCGCTGTTTCTTGCCCAGACTGACGGAAACGCAAAGCACCAGCTAAGGTCAAACCATGTTCTGTACCAAGGCCATCAGTATAGAACCCTGTACTATCACAAGTAGCCTGTACATAGTATTCAGCAGATGAAGCTCTGGATGATCCGTCAGCATCGGCATAATTGACATCCGATGCGAACTCAACCCAATTGGTTCTGACTTGCGCAGATTGTTGTGAGGCTGTTGGTGTACCCATTGAAGTATTCCAAGCCGTAGTCAAACCATTGATAGTACCGCCAGGAATACCTGCACTTGTTGGTGCAGACATAGTTAAAGGTAAATCAATATAGCCCGCTGCCACTGTGACACCAGTGGCATCACTAGGATCAGCACGATGCTGTACTGAGGTAAATGACCGGCTAATGCGGAAAGCCACATCATCACCACTAGACGAAGTTGAATAGTAACCAGCAGAAAGTGCATTCGCATTATCTAGCGCTGCAAAACCACCACGTGCAATACCGTTCACCTCGAAAGTATCGACACCAGCATGACTATTCGTCCAATAATCAGTATTAGTCAAACTGATACGGGTACCATAAATACAACTAGTCTTGGCAGCATTACGCCAAACGTAATCCTTGACAGTACCAATCTGAATGGTTGAGCCGCTAGTATGTGTGGTATCACTAATCTTAAGGGCGCTAGTGCTGGAATCTACTAATGTATAGCCAGCGACTGGAGTAGCTGTAGAACTTGTTGGGAATACTGCGCATGTGTTATTTGCAAGGGTTGTAGGCCTGACAGTTGGATTGGTACTTGTATCTTCAGCTGAACCAAAGTTCCCCGTCGTGTTACAAAGAGTAGAAGCCGTGGTGCCGCCTGAGACCGTGAAACCAGCGGCAGGCAATGACACAAAACCTGTCGCCATCGCTTGTGCTGAGGCTAAGCCCAATGCCGCCATTACTGCTGCTTGAATTAAAGAGTTTCTCATTACATTCTCCTAAGTATTACAATAAGCAGGCATTTGTGGCTGCCCGCAACACCAATTTGACCGTATCGCTCGTAGTGACCTGCAAGTTCTATTGATTGATAACCGCCAAATTCGTCAACCCGGGTAGCCGCAATGCCCACCTA
This genomic window from Methyloradius palustris contains:
- a CDS encoding type II secretion system F family protein → MKFELKVARGAEIASLTLDATDSLQAQLLAEAQGYSVLAAKALGQVSVFKPFARSHFNLMLFSQELLALLDSGLSLVESIEALAEKEHQAESRTVLEQVMKSLFEGLPLSGALERFPAVFPALYVALIRSSERTGDMVQALSRHVTYQSQVDAVRKKIVTASIYPVLLLAVGGLVILFLLTYVIPKFSAIYESAGTTLPFMSQVLLAWGQLLQNHGSSVLLGAILIAASVAFLLSRQSMRRAAMVQILRIPVFGETWRIYQLARFYRTLGMLLRGGIPLVTGMQMVSSLLQPSLRVSLASVEQQVREGQSLSSAMEEHGMTTSVALRMLRVGEGTGSMGEMMERIGAFYDEEISRAVDWLTRLLEPLLMVIIGLVVGVVVVLMYMPIFDLAGSIQ
- the gspG gene encoding type II secretion system major pseudopilin GspG: MNKLRNAEQYGFTLLELLVVMVIIGLLAGYVGPKYFAQIGKSEVKTARAQIDALGKALDQYRLDTGHYPNTEQGMAALNAAPSDEAKWQGPYLQKAVPNDPWGKAYQYKYPGEHSEYDLWSWGKDGQPGGSDESADVVNWQ
- a CDS encoding tetratricopeptide repeat protein, yielding MSKSLENLFDQSLQLFHAGRMLEARSGYRKILKKIPNHADALHFVGLTYIRTQNYQEGLASIKRAILIKPDHAEAHYNLGNVYSELGHSDEAITEYQQAISIKPDYANAYNNLGNVFNVSKRTDEAIACYQQALLLHPDFSQAYNGLGIAFGEQKNFEAAVDAYQHAIRLKPNFADAHNNLAVARKELGLTELAIESFKNAITFRPDYADAHIALGNILNEQGRFDEAISSYKDALAIRQDVEAAFKLGNALNALNRFDEALPYYELALSINPDFADAHNSLGVALSEVERFEEAFAAYNKALVIEPDHFIALNNLGNTLIDVGQYDRAIDCFKRLLSINHDFADAYNGWGNALNELEQVEDAIVCYQQALAIKPDYVRAIYNFGVVLARLRKFDEALEQYESALSIQPDFTEAQWNRGLIYLLHGQWLNGWHDYKMRWQLKGATQLPVTSYPQWLGDQSIAGKKLLIQFEQGFGDAIQMLRYVNLLEAQGVECWIQSPPQLSKLVSRSFQGAHVLEGNVFSEHLDYRIPVMSLPLAMKTFSEAAIPNSTPYLIADSARIGYWKKQLSSASVATVGLVWRGNSSHKNDRNRSIALAEYIPLILANPLIQFVTLQQDLAAQERDQLKPHNNVRILDKELIDFDETSAVMSALDLVITVDSAPAHLAGALGKPTWILLCFAGEWRWLHERTDSPWYPSATLFRQSNRGNWTEVITQVNHELARLGEVVNEQA